The genomic region AAGGTTTCAGGTATGCAAGTGATTCAAATACCATATGGCTGAGTAATGAAGACTTGAAAAAGATTATTGCCGTGGATGAAGTGACGAAAAAAGAATAGTTACGGTTTTTATGAATTCGATTCCTTATGGGCGTCAATCAATCGATGACGAGGATATCCATGCAGTTATTGATGTTCTCCACAGTGACTGGCTGACTACAGGACCGAAAGTCGATGAATTCGAGCGTTCGATCTGTAACTATAGCGGTTGTCAGCACGCAGTTGCAGTGAATAGTGGGACCAGTGCACTCGATATCGCGGTTCAATCACTCGAACTTCCAAAAGGGACTGAAGTGATCACAACTCCTTTCACCTTTGCAGCTACAAGTAATGCACTTCTCTATAATGGCCTGGTCCCGGTGTATGCTGATATAACTGGAGATACCCGTAATATTGACCCGGTGGATGTCCGGAAGAAAATCACAAAGAAGACGGGAGCGATCATTTTTGTTGATTTTGCCGGCCATCCCTGCGACATTGCCGAACTACGGGAGATCAGTTATGATAATAATCTCCTGATGATTGAGGATGCCTGCCATGCACTGGGTGCGGGATACCGGGGAAAGAAGATCGGAACTCTTGCCGACATGACCATTTTATCGTTTCACCCGGTTAAATTGATCACAACCGGTGAAGGTGGAATGGTAACAACCAATGATTCCAGTCGGGCTGATACATTGCGGCTTCTCCGCTCACATGGGATTGACAAGACCGCGCATCAACTCTCTGAAACCGGTGCATCCTGGGCATATGATATGGTAACTCTTGGGAGAAATTACCGGATAACGGATATTCAGGCAGCGCTTGGAATATCCCAGGTTAAAAAAATCGACGCGTTTGTACAAAAAAGAACCTACCTGTCCCGGCTTTACCAGGAGCTGCTGCAGGATATTCCCCAGATCGAAATTCCCCTTACTAGGAATGATGTGACCCACGCCTGGCACTTGTACACCGTTCTCCTTTCTGGTGTAAAACGGGATGCTGTCTACTCCTACCTCAAATCACATAATATCGGTGTTAATCTTCACTATATTCCGACATATCATTTTAGTTATTACCGGAAGAACCATCCCCAAAATCACAATCTATACCCGGTGACTGAAGATATATTCCGGCGTATCCTTACTTTGCCTTTATACCCGGGATTGCGCGAAGAAGATGTTGTGTTTATCGTTGAAACGCTGAAAAATGCAGTGCAACAGATCTCCTCCTCAGGACGAGTATGACCGAAAAATGTTCAGATCCTGAATCGCGAAAAAAGATTATTGTTGTTGGTGCAGGGTCCATCGGACAGCGGCATGCTGCAAACCTCGTAAAACTCGGTGCGGATATCAGTGTGACCGATGTCAATCTGGCGCTACTCAAGACGTCCTGTGCCAATAATTCCTGGAACCCCGTGGTGGATTTGGATGCCGCCTTGGATAAAGATGAGTTCGATGCGGCAATTATCTGCACGCCGAACCACCTTCATATTCCATCCGCGCAAAAAGCCGTTGACGCAGGATTGCACGTATTCATAGAAAAACCGATGTCCCATAACCGTCAGGGTGTGGATAAACTTCTCAACGATGTAAAGAAAAAAAGTCTTATCGGCATGGGAGGTTTTATGCTACGGTACGAACCGGGCCTGCTCTATCTTAAAAAAAACCTGTCTCCTGAAAATGTTGCATTTGCCCAGATAGAAAGCGGTTCACATATGCCAACCTGGAGACCCGGAACCAATTACCGTATGACGTATAGTGCGAACCGTTCTATGGGTGGGGGAATTATCCTTGACGATGTCCACGAGATCGACTATGCCTGCTGGCTTTTTGGGGATCCTGCAAACGTCCGGTGCTCTTACGGGACCTACAGCAATTTTCAGATCGATGTCGAGGATACTGCTGAGTTTCAGTTTCGGTATCCCGATAAAATCGTGACAATCCATTCGGATTATCTCCAGCGTCGGTACTGCAGACGGTGCAAAATCTGCCTTAAAGACGGTAATACTATAGAATGGGTCTTTGGCAAGCATGTAATCACGTATACCGATGATACTGAAAAAAAATTCGCGTATGCGGATACTTTTACCGTTAATGACCTGTACGTAGCCGAGATGCAGGAATTTCTTAAGTGCCTCACACTGAATAGAAATCCCGAATCCTCTCTTGAAAATGCGGCGAAAATTCTTGACATTGCATTAACCGCAAAAGGGGAATGAGATCTTGGTCACCGCAGTCATCATCCAGGCCCGGATGGGTTCCACGAGGCTTCCTGGAAAGGTGATCAAGGATATCAGCGGTAAACCCGTTCTCTGGCACGTAATACACCGCGTACAGCATGCATCGTTACCGGATGCCATCCTAGTCGCGACGACAACGAATCCGGAAGACGACGTGATCGAATCATTATGCCACGAATGGAATATTCTGGTCTTTCGCGGGGATGCAAATGATGTTCTCAGAAGATATTGTGATTCCGTGGAATTTCTCGAAAAAACCTTCGGCAACATAGATTCTATTGTCAGGATTACCGCGGATTGTCCATTGATCGATCCCCAAGTTATCGATATGGCTGTTGCTTTGATGCATTCCGGCAGTTATGACTATGTATCCAACACAGATCCCCCCACATTTCCTGACGGACTCGATGTTGAAGTGATCGCCCGTGATATCCTGTTTGCTGCTCATGAAAAAGCTACGCTTCTCTCGGAACGTGAACATGTGACTCCGTTTATCCGGAAAGATCCCTTCGTAAGAAAGACCAATATCCGGAACCCGACTGATCTTTCTGCACTAAGATGGACTCTCGATAATCCGGAAGATTATGCCTTCATTAAACAGATCTACCTATGCCTTTACAACCCATCAGGAATTTTTCTAATGACCGATATCCTTAATTTGCTGGCACAGAAACCGGAACTGGAAAAAATCAACTCTCACATTAAGAGAAATGAAGGATACGAAAAATCCCTTTCCCGGGAATCGGTAATTCGAGGTGACTTATCTTGATGAAAACAAATTCTGGTGCCGACTTGTGGCGGAAAGCAAAAAAGATTATTCCCGGCGGAAGCCAGCTTCTCTCCAAACGGAGTGAACAGTTCCTTCCCGATTACTGGCCTTCCTATTACCGTAAGGCTAAAGGAGCCGATGTATGGGATATGGACAATAATCATTACCTCGATATGTCGATCATGGGTATTGGGGCATGTCCTCTCGGTTATGCGGACCCTGATGTTGACACTGCAGTGAAAGCCCGGATCGATAACGGATCCATGTGCACTCTGAACTCGCCCGAAGAAGTCGAACTTGCTGAAAAATTAATCCACCTGCATCCGTGGGCCGGGCAGGTCCGGTATGCCCGGTGCGGCGGAGAGGCCATGGCAATTGCGGTAAGGATAGCACGGGCACATACAAAGAAGGATATCGTTGCATTCTGCGGGTATCACGGGTGGCATGACTGGTACCTTGCGGCAAACCTTGCTGATGACCAGCATCTTGACGGTCATCTCCTTCCGGGTCTTGCACCCGCCGGGGTTCCACGGGGCCTGACCGGTACATCCGTACCTTTTCAGTATAATCATCCAGAGGAACTCGAGGCCATTGCCGGTAAACACGAAGGAAAACTCGCTGCGATTATCATGGAACCTATCCGGGATCACAAACCCACACCGGTTTTTATTCAGGCAGTACAGAATATCGCCCGGCAGAACGAAGCGGTGCTCATAGTTGATGAGGTTTCTTCCGGTTTTCGTCTCAGAACGGGA from Methanoregula sp. harbors:
- the pseC gene encoding UDP-4-amino-4,6-dideoxy-N-acetyl-beta-L-altrosamine transaminase, producing MNSIPYGRQSIDDEDIHAVIDVLHSDWLTTGPKVDEFERSICNYSGCQHAVAVNSGTSALDIAVQSLELPKGTEVITTPFTFAATSNALLYNGLVPVYADITGDTRNIDPVDVRKKITKKTGAIIFVDFAGHPCDIAELREISYDNNLLMIEDACHALGAGYRGKKIGTLADMTILSFHPVKLITTGEGGMVTTNDSSRADTLRLLRSHGIDKTAHQLSETGASWAYDMVTLGRNYRITDIQAALGISQVKKIDAFVQKRTYLSRLYQELLQDIPQIEIPLTRNDVTHAWHLYTVLLSGVKRDAVYSYLKSHNIGVNLHYIPTYHFSYYRKNHPQNHNLYPVTEDIFRRILTLPLYPGLREEDVVFIVETLKNAVQQISSSGRV
- a CDS encoding Gfo/Idh/MocA family oxidoreductase, which gives rise to MTEKCSDPESRKKIIVVGAGSIGQRHAANLVKLGADISVTDVNLALLKTSCANNSWNPVVDLDAALDKDEFDAAIICTPNHLHIPSAQKAVDAGLHVFIEKPMSHNRQGVDKLLNDVKKKSLIGMGGFMLRYEPGLLYLKKNLSPENVAFAQIESGSHMPTWRPGTNYRMTYSANRSMGGGIILDDVHEIDYACWLFGDPANVRCSYGTYSNFQIDVEDTAEFQFRYPDKIVTIHSDYLQRRYCRRCKICLKDGNTIEWVFGKHVITYTDDTEKKFAYADTFTVNDLYVAEMQEFLKCLTLNRNPESSLENAAKILDIALTAKGE
- a CDS encoding glycosyltransferase family protein; this encodes MVTAVIIQARMGSTRLPGKVIKDISGKPVLWHVIHRVQHASLPDAILVATTTNPEDDVIESLCHEWNILVFRGDANDVLRRYCDSVEFLEKTFGNIDSIVRITADCPLIDPQVIDMAVALMHSGSYDYVSNTDPPTFPDGLDVEVIARDILFAAHEKATLLSEREHVTPFIRKDPFVRKTNIRNPTDLSALRWTLDNPEDYAFIKQIYLCLYNPSGIFLMTDILNLLAQKPELEKINSHIKRNEGYEKSLSRESVIRGDLS
- a CDS encoding aminotransferase class III-fold pyridoxal phosphate-dependent enzyme, producing the protein MKTNSGADLWRKAKKIIPGGSQLLSKRSEQFLPDYWPSYYRKAKGADVWDMDNNHYLDMSIMGIGACPLGYADPDVDTAVKARIDNGSMCTLNSPEEVELAEKLIHLHPWAGQVRYARCGGEAMAIAVRIARAHTKKDIVAFCGYHGWHDWYLAANLADDQHLDGHLLPGLAPAGVPRGLTGTSVPFQYNHPEELEAIAGKHEGKLAAIIMEPIRDHKPTPVFIQAVQNIARQNEAVLIVDEVSSGFRLRTGGAHPLYGINPDIAVFAKAMSNGYPMAAIIGKEETMQSSQDTFISSTYWTEGIGPVAALATIEKYEQCNVPEHLVKTGTAVQEGWQLAAEDKQIDIDIGGIPPLSHFSAKGETGPLVQTLYTQMMLDKGFLAGKSFYASYAHQKEHVQRYLKATDEVFEMISSGLDNGNLGKMLKGPVAKPGFHRLT